One window of Bacillus sp. THAF10 genomic DNA carries:
- a CDS encoding aminopeptidase translates to MIQENLIKYAELAVKVGVNLQPNQPLVMNAPITAAPFVREVAKIAYSIGAKYVHTEWNDEKLSKITLEDASEASLESVRDWKVRGMEEMAEEGAAFLSIVASNPDLLKDVDQNRVAIANKAQAKAMQKYRKYTQTAKVSWAIVSVPSEEWAAKLYPGLSTETQVHALWENIFAVTRINEEDPVAAWNKHIESLQQKLHVLNTKKYKKLHYQAPGTDLTIELPLEQVWLGGGLNNEEGTYFVPNLPTEEVFTLPVKTGVNGVVSSTKPLNLNGNLVENFSFTFKDGKVTEFQAEQGYDVLKKLLETDEGSLYLGEVALVPNSSPVSKQDVIFYNTLFDENASCHLALGSAYPICLEGGAALSKEELEAKGVNTSMIHVDFMIGSEELNITAETKDGTKEAIFVNGEWAI, encoded by the coding sequence ATGATACAAGAAAATTTAATAAAGTACGCAGAACTGGCTGTAAAGGTTGGGGTCAATCTACAGCCCAATCAACCTCTAGTCATGAATGCACCAATAACAGCAGCACCTTTCGTTCGTGAAGTTGCAAAAATTGCATATAGTATCGGCGCAAAATATGTACATACAGAATGGAATGACGAGAAGTTATCAAAAATTACACTCGAGGATGCATCCGAGGCATCACTAGAATCTGTGCGTGATTGGAAGGTACGGGGGATGGAAGAGATGGCGGAAGAAGGAGCTGCATTTCTCTCCATCGTTGCATCCAACCCAGACCTACTAAAAGACGTGGACCAAAATAGAGTGGCCATTGCTAACAAAGCTCAAGCAAAAGCGATGCAAAAATATCGTAAATATACCCAAACCGCTAAGGTGAGCTGGGCCATTGTTTCCGTTCCTTCAGAAGAATGGGCAGCCAAGCTTTATCCAGGGCTATCTACAGAAACGCAGGTCCATGCACTTTGGGAAAATATTTTTGCGGTGACAAGAATTAACGAAGAGGATCCAGTTGCAGCCTGGAACAAGCATATTGAATCCTTACAACAAAAGCTCCACGTACTAAATACAAAAAAATATAAAAAACTTCACTATCAAGCACCTGGAACAGACCTTACGATAGAGCTCCCCTTAGAACAGGTTTGGTTAGGTGGAGGTTTAAACAATGAAGAGGGAACGTATTTTGTTCCAAACCTCCCAACGGAGGAAGTCTTTACACTTCCGGTTAAAACCGGAGTAAACGGTGTCGTTTCCTCGACTAAACCATTAAATTTGAACGGTAATCTTGTGGAGAATTTTAGCTTCACCTTCAAAGATGGGAAAGTCACCGAATTCCAGGCGGAACAAGGATATGACGTGCTGAAAAAGCTTCTAGAAACAGATGAAGGTTCTCTCTATCTTGGAGAAGTGGCGCTTGTACCAAACAGCTCTCCTGTTTCCAAACAAGATGTTATTTTCTACAACACCCTGTTTGATGAAAATGCTTCTTGTCATTTGGCGTTAGGCTCTGCTTATCCTATTTGTCTCGAGGGTGGTGCAGCTCTTTCAAAAGAAGAGCTCGAAGCAAAAGGGGTCAACACGAGTATGATTCATGTGGACTTTATGATTGGCTCAGAGGAGTTAAACATCACAGCTGAAACAAAGGATGGAACGAAAGAGGCCATTTTCGTGAATGGTGAGTGGGCAATCTAA
- a CDS encoding shikimate kinase, whose product MKSIYLTGFMGAGKTTVGEKLGKALQLEVYDTDQVIEKKTGISIKELFSTKGESYFRTLEEQTLQEMPIENAIITTGGGIVLSERNRNWMKGNGIRVFLFAEMDIVWERLKNDQTRPIIQQKKKEEVANIFQQRLPLYNQAEITVDTTYLSLEAAVEAVYHAVKTYEKRQH is encoded by the coding sequence GTGAAAAGTATTTACTTGACGGGTTTTATGGGAGCTGGAAAAACTACAGTAGGGGAAAAACTTGGTAAAGCACTGCAATTGGAAGTTTATGATACCGATCAAGTCATTGAAAAAAAGACCGGTATTTCCATAAAAGAACTATTTAGTACAAAAGGTGAATCATATTTTCGGACATTGGAAGAGCAAACTCTTCAGGAAATGCCAATAGAAAATGCTATCATCACTACAGGTGGAGGGATTGTGCTATCAGAGCGGAACAGAAATTGGATGAAGGGCAACGGCATTAGGGTTTTCTTGTTTGCAGAGATGGATATAGTGTGGGAGAGGCTAAAAAACGACCAAACCAGACCAATAATTCAACAAAAGAAAAAAGAGGAAGTGGCTAACATTTTTCAACAACGATTACCACTCTATAACCAAGCTGAGATAACAGTTGATACCACCTACCTATCTTTAGAAGCAGCGGTAGAAGCGGTATACCATGCGGTTAAAACCTACGAAAAGCGTCAACACTAA
- the aac(6') gene encoding aminoglycoside 6'-N-acetyltransferase — protein MAQLELERTIEGVTPIVYATNNHQKYYIKLGQALWPESSTVELEQSFNEIMASDRDRILFYQVEEELVGFMHLSIRIDYVEGTEASPTGFIEGVYVKEAHRRKGYSQQLLETGEAWLKKKGCQQIGSDIHLDNEISYHFHKSLGFKEASRLIAFIKDIE, from the coding sequence CTGGCACAGCTTGAACTAGAAAGGACCATAGAAGGAGTAACGCCGATTGTTTATGCAACAAACAATCATCAAAAATATTACATAAAATTAGGACAAGCTCTTTGGCCGGAAAGCTCCACAGTGGAATTAGAGCAGTCCTTTAATGAAATCATGGCCTCAGATAGAGACCGCATATTATTCTACCAGGTAGAAGAAGAATTGGTCGGGTTTATGCATCTTTCTATCCGAATTGACTATGTGGAAGGGACTGAAGCTAGCCCAACCGGCTTCATCGAAGGAGTGTACGTAAAAGAAGCGCATAGGAGAAAAGGATACTCCCAACAGCTTTTAGAAACAGGGGAAGCATGGCTAAAGAAAAAGGGCTGCCAACAAATCGGCTCAGACATTCATTTAGATAATGAGATAAGCTACCATTTTCATAAAAGTCTTGGATTTAAAGAGGCTAGTAGGTTGATTGCTTTTATTAAGGATATAGAGTAA
- the comGB gene encoding competence type IV pilus assembly protein ComGB, with amino-acid sequence MMAKNKNRWTMKDQEEFLTRVGDMYHNGYSLTEAIELISIHYSAKKKQHVFSAMKALRSGDSIHQVLEGLHFHEDVLSLLFFSQKHGNLAHAFCSAGEMLGRKRQYREKLVSLIRYPMLLLILVFIMLLFVHVILVPQFLQLFHHMNLEMDALLSTFFTLLNYAPVLPLFFFGATLFLLASYHMFYKKMKPTKRIQLLFKFPLIRTYLSLHYSHYFAEQLSNLLSSGLTINEALSVFERQNYHPYFQTKASEFRSRLIEGEKLEDLVGKEIVFVKGLELIIMHGQNNGRLPLELLQYSRILLGRLEEHVEKLLAKIQPLLLLGVGAFVMILYLSIFIPMFQLMGGI; translated from the coding sequence ATGATGGCAAAAAATAAAAATAGATGGACCATGAAGGATCAAGAGGAGTTTCTAACAAGGGTGGGGGACATGTATCACAATGGCTACTCCTTAACCGAAGCAATTGAATTAATCAGTATTCACTATTCTGCCAAAAAGAAACAACATGTTTTCTCTGCAATGAAAGCACTCCGAAGTGGTGATAGCATTCACCAAGTCTTAGAAGGCCTACATTTTCATGAGGATGTCCTTTCTCTTTTATTTTTTTCACAAAAGCATGGAAATTTAGCACATGCCTTTTGCTCCGCTGGGGAAATGCTTGGAAGAAAACGACAATACCGGGAAAAACTCGTCTCATTGATTAGATACCCCATGCTTCTGCTTATCCTTGTGTTCATCATGCTACTATTTGTTCATGTCATATTAGTTCCTCAATTCCTCCAGCTATTTCATCATATGAACCTGGAAATGGACGCTCTCTTGTCCACATTTTTTACCCTTTTAAACTATGCTCCCGTACTCCCTCTATTTTTTTTCGGAGCTACCCTATTTCTTCTTGCAAGCTATCACATGTTTTACAAAAAGATGAAACCCACCAAACGAATACAATTATTATTTAAATTTCCTCTAATCCGTACCTACCTCTCTCTCCATTATTCTCACTATTTCGCAGAGCAATTAAGTAACCTTCTCTCTAGTGGATTGACCATTAATGAAGCTCTTTCTGTATTTGAAAGGCAAAATTACCATCCTTATTTTCAAACGAAAGCAAGCGAATTTCGTAGTCGTCTTATTGAAGGAGAAAAGCTGGAGGATCTAGTAGGAAAGGAAATTGTTTTTGTTAAAGGGCTTGAGCTTATTATTATGCACGGTCAAAACAATGGGAGATTGCCGTTAGAGTTACTGCAGTATAGCAGAATTTTACTCGGCCGACTGGAAGAACATGTGGAAAAACTGCTAGCAAAAATTCAACCACTTCTCCTATTGGGAGTGGGAGCGTTTGTGATGATTCTCTATTTGAGTATTTTTATACCAATGTTTCAATTAATGGGAGGAATTTAA
- a CDS encoding oxalate decarboxylase family bicupin yields MTSQDPRIPQPIRRDGAGAPDDGPRNVMRDLQNPDLLVPPKTDAGIVPNLRFSFSDTSMILKHGGWSREINVRELPIATTLSGVNMSLTAGGVRELHWHKEAEWAYMILGRARITAVDQDGKNFIADVGPGDLWYFPPGIPHSIQGLEQCEFLLVFDSGDFSDLSTLSISDWLAHTPVEVLSANFGVPESTFRNRPKSQRYIYQAEVPGPLKTQKVSSPNGEVPLSFKYELLKQPPLEFSGGSVRIVDSSVFKISKSVAAALVEVKPGGMRELHWHPNNDEWQYYLTGKARMTVFLGNGTARTFDYQAGDVGYVPFATGHYIQNTGEDTVWFLEMFKSDRFEDVSLAQWMALTPAQIVESNVDVSSSFAKSIRKEKEPVVKYPPYTFKPN; encoded by the coding sequence ATGACTTCTCAAGACCCAAGAATTCCTCAACCAATAAGAAGGGATGGCGCAGGTGCACCGGATGATGGGCCAAGAAACGTCATGCGCGATCTTCAAAACCCTGATTTGCTTGTTCCCCCAAAAACTGATGCCGGTATTGTTCCCAATTTGCGCTTTTCCTTTTCTGATACCTCCATGATCCTAAAGCATGGCGGCTGGTCCAGGGAGATTAATGTCAGAGAACTGCCAATCGCCACCACGCTTTCAGGTGTCAACATGAGCCTAACTGCAGGAGGCGTTCGGGAGCTACATTGGCATAAAGAAGCCGAGTGGGCGTATATGATTCTTGGTCGAGCAAGAATTACAGCAGTGGACCAAGATGGTAAAAACTTCATCGCAGATGTCGGTCCTGGTGATCTTTGGTACTTCCCACCAGGTATTCCTCACTCTATTCAAGGCTTGGAGCAATGTGAATTTCTACTTGTTTTTGATAGCGGCGATTTTTCCGACTTGAGCACCTTATCGATTTCCGATTGGTTAGCACATACACCAGTGGAAGTTCTTTCAGCCAATTTTGGGGTGCCGGAAAGCACGTTTCGTAATCGTCCAAAAAGCCAACGTTACATTTACCAAGCAGAAGTACCTGGACCGTTAAAAACACAGAAGGTTTCTTCACCAAACGGAGAAGTGCCACTTTCATTCAAATATGAGCTGCTGAAACAACCACCATTGGAGTTTTCTGGTGGTTCTGTAAGGATTGTAGATTCTAGCGTTTTTAAGATTTCCAAATCGGTCGCTGCAGCCTTAGTCGAGGTAAAACCAGGAGGCATGCGTGAGCTGCACTGGCACCCGAATAACGATGAATGGCAGTACTATCTGACTGGAAAAGCACGGATGACTGTATTCCTTGGTAATGGGACAGCAAGAACCTTTGATTATCAAGCGGGCGATGTTGGCTATGTGCCTTTTGCAACAGGTCACTATATTCAAAACACTGGTGAAGACACCGTTTGGTTTTTAGAAATGTTCAAAAGTGACCGCTTTGAAGATGTCTCGCTTGCCCAATGGATGGCACTAACTCCCGCTCAAATAGTGGAAAGCAATGTTGATGTAAGTTCCTCTTTTGCCAAAAGTATTAGAAAAGAAAAGGAACCCGTTGTCAAATACCCGCCATATACATTTAAACCAAATTAA
- the comGD gene encoding competence type IV pilus minor pilin ComGD — translation MNQTLANFKKNSAGFTLMESLLILSIIAIMLSVLSSNGFAKTQKHSSSHFSEQFTNDLFFAQQYALSTKNSVQIVLSPNSNSYRIRQGSFQTKDLVNREYPSSLSIDTRTMGEVITFLGNGSIDKSGAIIILQDGKERYRYVFTLGKGRFYVEER, via the coding sequence GTGAACCAGACGCTAGCTAACTTCAAAAAAAACTCCGCTGGCTTTACTCTAATGGAATCCCTCCTTATCCTATCTATCATTGCCATCATGCTCTCTGTCCTTTCCTCCAATGGCTTTGCCAAAACGCAAAAACACAGCTCCAGTCATTTTTCCGAGCAATTTACCAATGACCTCTTTTTTGCCCAGCAATATGCCCTTAGTACAAAAAACAGTGTTCAAATAGTGTTGTCTCCTAATTCAAATTCCTATCGCATTCGGCAAGGAAGCTTTCAAACAAAAGATCTCGTGAACCGTGAGTATCCATCTTCTCTATCAATAGATACGAGAACAATGGGAGAGGTGATCACCTTTTTAGGAAACGGTAGTATCGATAAGTCTGGAGCAATCATTATATTACAAGATGGAAAAGAGCGTTATCGTTATGTTTTTACGTTAGGAAAGGGGCGATTTTATGTGGAGGAAAGATGA
- the comGC gene encoding competence type IV pilus major pilin ComGC, translating to MKIMKDNRGFTLVEMLLVMMVITVLLLVMIPNVTKNSSMIGDKGCDAMVSMVEAQMQTYRLDYGTPPLSIDDLNAPEYLEDKFDEAGMLKCPNGKIVIIENGKAAPREPDAS from the coding sequence ATGAAAATTATGAAAGATAATCGCGGTTTTACACTTGTTGAAATGCTTCTTGTGATGATGGTTATCACTGTTCTTCTCTTGGTGATGATTCCAAATGTGACGAAAAACAGCAGCATGATTGGAGACAAAGGCTGTGATGCAATGGTGAGCATGGTGGAGGCACAAATGCAGACGTACAGACTCGATTACGGTACGCCTCCTTTGAGTATTGATGATCTAAATGCACCAGAATACCTGGAGGATAAATTTGATGAAGCTGGGATGCTGAAATGTCCAAACGGAAAAATCGTTATTATAGAAAATGGAAAAGCAGCTCCACGTGAACCAGACGCTAGCTAA
- a CDS encoding phosphocarrier protein HPr — MAEKTFKVTADSGIHARPATQLVQTAGKFDADVNLEYNGKSVNLKSIMGVMSLGIPQGAEIKIVTQGSDEAEALNAVEETLKSEGLGE; from the coding sequence ATGGCAGAAAAAACGTTTAAAGTAACAGCAGATTCAGGAATTCACGCACGTCCAGCAACTCAATTGGTACAAACAGCAGGAAAATTCGATGCAGATGTGAACCTTGAATATAACGGAAAGTCAGTAAATTTAAAGTCCATCATGGGTGTAATGTCTCTAGGAATTCCACAAGGAGCAGAAATCAAAATTGTGACACAAGGTTCTGACGAAGCGGAAGCTTTAAATGCAGTAGAAGAAACTTTGAAATCAGAAGGGTTAGGGGAATAA
- a CDS encoding bifunctional 2-polyprenyl-6-hydroxyphenol methylase/3-demethylubiquinol 3-O-methyltransferase UbiG: protein MNQIITSNQKSWDLVAHYFNGVDALPSYGPFSQTEDELNLLDDLRGKRVLEIGFGSGHSLKYMKEMKKVGEIWGVDLSLEQKQTAEKLLANYNPHLYTAPMEEEIELPKQYFDTVFSIYALGWTTDLTKTLQLIYSYLKPGGSFLFSWDHPLYPYLKSEEGIITLEGSYQIEGVQRFEKFKGEDAPMVIHTRKLSTYINELIQAGFMIEKVVESEVGQRYQHEEAPLSDRYYSLQKVKRFPSTLIIKARK, encoded by the coding sequence TTGAATCAGATCATAACAAGTAACCAAAAAAGCTGGGATTTGGTAGCGCATTACTTTAACGGAGTGGATGCATTGCCAAGCTATGGGCCATTTTCACAAACAGAAGATGAACTAAATCTCCTTGATGATTTACGGGGAAAACGAGTGTTAGAAATTGGATTTGGAAGTGGACACTCGTTGAAATATATGAAGGAAATGAAAAAAGTAGGAGAAATATGGGGTGTAGACCTGTCACTAGAGCAAAAACAAACAGCAGAAAAACTGTTGGCAAATTACAATCCTCATTTGTATACTGCCCCAATGGAGGAGGAAATTGAACTACCAAAGCAGTATTTTGATACCGTCTTTTCCATTTATGCATTAGGCTGGACGACTGACTTAACCAAAACGCTGCAGCTTATCTATTCTTATTTGAAGCCTGGAGGAAGCTTTTTATTTAGTTGGGATCACCCGTTGTATCCTTATCTAAAAAGTGAAGAAGGTATCATAACCTTAGAAGGGTCTTATCAAATAGAAGGTGTACAGCGTTTTGAAAAGTTTAAGGGTGAGGATGCACCGATGGTTATCCATACTCGAAAGCTGAGCACATACATAAACGAACTAATTCAAGCAGGTTTTATGATTGAAAAAGTAGTGGAAAGTGAAGTGGGGCAGCGGTATCAACATGAAGAAGCTCCATTATCAGATCGCTATTATTCTTTACAAAAGGTAAAAAGGTTTCCTTCTACTCTTATAATCAAGGCGAGAAAATAA
- the comGG gene encoding competence type IV pilus minor pilin ComGG, whose amino-acid sequence MRKEKGYILPFTIMMSGLLSLFLLHQIESFRLENLFYHEAEQQFRLDSMMKYTWDAVHHELENEDEVQTSSLRFPNGTSTISTQTKDEIVEIQISCLTDSGRSYQAIVIYSMNNHEVVSWNENL is encoded by the coding sequence ATGAGGAAGGAAAAGGGGTATATCTTACCTTTTACAATCATGATGAGCGGGTTGTTGTCCCTGTTTCTCCTACATCAAATCGAAAGTTTTCGTTTAGAGAATCTGTTCTACCATGAAGCGGAGCAGCAATTTAGACTAGATAGCATGATGAAGTATACATGGGATGCTGTGCACCATGAATTGGAGAACGAGGACGAAGTGCAGACGAGTTCCTTACGATTTCCAAATGGAACATCTACAATATCTACGCAAACAAAAGATGAAATAGTCGAGATTCAAATTTCATGTTTAACAGACTCAGGAAGGTCATACCAAGCTATTGTTATTTATAGCATGAATAATCATGAGGTTGTATCCTGGAATGAAAACCTGTAA
- a CDS encoding type II secretion system protein: protein MWRKDEGFTLLEVLAALFVWVVIASLLVPGLVRMNQERKGFLLEQDARFILAMSLEEIRREQPINFEGKIIKKRTTYSTHMKEASMSPLLCVAYTDFRNMKQERCVHVFYP, encoded by the coding sequence ATGTGGAGGAAAGATGAGGGCTTTACGTTACTAGAGGTTCTGGCGGCACTGTTTGTATGGGTGGTCATTGCTTCGCTGCTGGTTCCTGGCTTAGTGAGGATGAATCAGGAAAGAAAGGGATTTTTGCTAGAACAAGATGCAAGGTTTATTTTGGCCATGAGTTTGGAGGAAATCCGCCGCGAGCAACCTATCAATTTTGAGGGGAAAATAATAAAAAAAAGAACAACTTATTCTACCCATATGAAAGAAGCAAGCATGTCACCTTTACTATGCGTAGCTTATACAGATTTTCGAAATATGAAGCAAGAGAGGTGTGTGCATGTTTTTTACCCATAA
- the comGF gene encoding competence type IV pilus minor pilin ComGF, translating into MFFTHKEQGFTLLEVLVSFAVVLVLTAMFPLFIKSLMELTEPEKGIHPLELEVFVQQAKRELRNGKSFSANESVLTIVNQQNQSIIYEWYDGKMRRRVNGSGHELMLHNVKAITFKERGNGVVFEINEGQELQIELLIDNVPVR; encoded by the coding sequence ATGTTTTTTACCCATAAAGAGCAGGGCTTCACACTATTAGAGGTTTTGGTAAGCTTTGCAGTTGTTCTTGTATTAACGGCAATGTTTCCCCTTTTCATCAAAAGTCTCATGGAGTTAACAGAACCGGAAAAAGGGATTCACCCATTAGAGCTCGAGGTATTTGTTCAACAAGCCAAAAGGGAGCTTAGAAATGGAAAGAGCTTTTCTGCAAATGAGTCCGTATTAACCATTGTTAATCAACAAAATCAGTCAATAATCTATGAATGGTATGACGGGAAAATGAGGAGAAGAGTGAATGGAAGCGGTCATGAACTGATGCTTCATAACGTAAAAGCCATCACGTTTAAAGAAAGGGGAAATGGTGTTGTGTTTGAAATAAATGAAGGGCAGGAGCTGCAAATAGAGCTCCTTATTGACAATGTACCTGTCAGGTAA
- a CDS encoding NUDIX hydrolase encodes MFLINVEAALYRGDKWLMIKRSSKEEHAGGTLSFVGGTVDHEGASSDILERTLRRELYEEVGVTAGETMTYVRNTSFVLPDGREVVDIIFLCEWKEGEPYPKSEDEVDAVFWMKTEELLSNPQIEIWLREGLIAAEKLKFRVLK; translated from the coding sequence ATGTTTTTGATTAACGTCGAAGCAGCCTTGTATCGAGGAGATAAATGGCTGATGATTAAACGTAGTTCAAAAGAGGAGCATGCTGGAGGAACGCTTTCCTTTGTTGGAGGTACGGTGGATCACGAAGGCGCAAGCTCGGATATTTTGGAACGAACGCTAAGGCGTGAGTTGTATGAAGAAGTCGGTGTGACAGCAGGAGAAACAATGACCTATGTCAGAAATACTTCCTTTGTTTTACCCGATGGTAGAGAAGTGGTAGATATCATTTTCCTTTGTGAATGGAAGGAAGGAGAACCCTATCCAAAAAGTGAAGACGAGGTAGATGCGGTTTTCTGGATGAAAACAGAAGAACTTCTCTCAAATCCACAAATAGAGATATGGCTGCGAGAAGGGTTGATTGCAGCGGAGAAGCTAAAATTTAGAGTCCTAAAATAA
- the ptsP gene encoding phosphoenolpyruvate--protein phosphotransferase, with amino-acid sequence MSNKIQGIAASSGIAIAKAYRLENPELTVEKKTVDNASAEVERFENAVEKSKNELEKIKEHAHKELGADKAEIFSAHLLVLSDPELLNPIKDKINNDNVNAEFALDETASMFINMFEQMDNEYMKERAADIRDVTKRVLAHLLGVSVSNPALIAEEVIIIAEDLTPSDTAQLNRQFVKAFTTDIGGRTSHSAIMARSMEIPAVVGTKNVMEEIQNDTMVIVDGLDGEVIVDPTDDEIAFYQEKQQKFEEQKKEWAKLVNEKSLSSDGHEVELAANIGTPKDVKGVLANGGEGVGLYRTEFLYMGRTELPTEEEQYKAYKEVLERMEGKPVVVRTLDIGGDKELPYLDLPKEMNPFLGYRAIRLCLEQQDIFRTQLRALLRASSYGNLKIMFPMIATLDEFRQAKAILLEEKEKLVNEGTKVNEHIEIGIMVEIPSTAVMADMFAKEVDFFSIGTNDLIQYTMAADRMNEQVSYLYQPYNPAILRLIDNVIQAAHKNGKWAGMCGEMAGDPIAIPILLGLGLDEFSMSATSILPARSQLRGISKEEAASYREEILSMGTAEEVVAFVKEKFNV; translated from the coding sequence ATGTCAAACAAGATTCAAGGCATCGCTGCTTCTAGCGGGATTGCAATCGCAAAAGCATACCGTCTTGAAAACCCTGAACTAACAGTGGAAAAAAAGACAGTAGACAATGCTTCTGCTGAAGTAGAGAGATTTGAAAATGCAGTAGAAAAATCAAAAAATGAATTGGAAAAAATAAAAGAGCACGCACACAAAGAGTTAGGTGCCGATAAAGCAGAGATTTTTTCTGCTCACCTTCTCGTATTAAGTGATCCTGAGCTTTTAAATCCAATCAAAGATAAAATTAATAATGATAATGTAAACGCTGAATTTGCTCTTGATGAAACAGCTTCTATGTTTATCAATATGTTTGAGCAAATGGACAATGAGTATATGAAAGAGCGAGCAGCAGATATTCGAGATGTCACCAAGCGGGTACTTGCTCATCTTTTAGGAGTTTCTGTTTCAAACCCTGCACTTATTGCAGAAGAAGTAATCATTATTGCAGAAGATTTGACACCTTCTGATACAGCTCAGCTTAACCGTCAGTTTGTAAAAGCATTTACAACAGATATTGGGGGGCGCACTTCACACTCCGCAATCATGGCACGTTCTATGGAGATTCCAGCTGTTGTTGGGACAAAAAATGTCATGGAAGAAATCCAAAACGATACGATGGTTATTGTTGATGGCTTAGATGGAGAAGTAATTGTCGATCCAACAGATGATGAAATTGCTTTCTACCAAGAAAAACAACAAAAATTTGAAGAGCAGAAAAAAGAGTGGGCGAAGCTCGTTAATGAGAAAAGCCTTTCTTCTGATGGTCATGAGGTCGAGCTTGCAGCAAATATCGGTACCCCTAAAGACGTAAAAGGCGTTCTCGCTAATGGTGGAGAAGGTGTTGGTCTTTACCGTACGGAATTTCTTTACATGGGTAGAACCGAACTTCCCACTGAAGAGGAGCAATATAAAGCATACAAAGAAGTGCTTGAGCGCATGGAAGGGAAGCCTGTAGTGGTTCGTACACTAGATATCGGAGGAGACAAAGAACTTCCTTATCTAGATCTTCCAAAAGAAATGAATCCATTCCTAGGCTACCGTGCGATTCGCCTTTGCCTAGAACAGCAGGATATTTTCCGGACACAGCTACGTGCTCTATTGCGTGCAAGCTCTTATGGTAACTTGAAAATCATGTTCCCGATGATTGCCACTTTAGATGAATTCCGTCAGGCAAAAGCTATTCTTTTAGAAGAAAAAGAAAAGCTTGTTAATGAAGGTACAAAAGTGAATGAACATATCGAAATCGGAATTATGGTGGAAATCCCATCTACAGCTGTGATGGCCGATATGTTTGCCAAAGAAGTGGATTTCTTTAGCATCGGTACAAATGATTTAATTCAATACACAATGGCTGCAGATCGTATGAACGAGCAAGTTTCTTACTTGTATCAGCCATACAATCCAGCAATTCTTCGATTGATTGACAACGTTATTCAAGCAGCTCACAAAAACGGCAAATGGGCAGGAATGTGTGGAGAAATGGCTGGCGATCCAATCGCGATTCCAATTCTTCTTGGACTTGGCTTGGACGAATTCAGTATGAGCGCAACGTCTATCCTCCCAGCAAGAAGTCAATTACGTGGCATCTCAAAAGAAGAGGCAGCGTCCTATCGTGAAGAAATTTTGAGTATGGGTACGGCTGAAGAAGTAGTGGCCTTTGTCAAAGAAAAATTTAATGTGTAA
- a CDS encoding YqzE family protein, with protein MKTNDYVKYVTQQLVTYMDKPKEVRKEQRQIKKQERPPVAFQLFGIIPYAILMMFKKKA; from the coding sequence ATGAAAACGAATGATTACGTAAAGTATGTTACGCAACAATTGGTCACTTATATGGATAAGCCGAAAGAAGTAAGAAAAGAGCAAAGGCAGATTAAAAAACAAGAACGTCCGCCTGTTGCTTTTCAGCTCTTTGGAATTATCCCCTATGCGATATTAATGATGTTTAAAAAGAAGGCGTAA